The genomic stretch CTTGAAAGTTTCCGGTATGACCAACCATATCTGGATTAGCAAAGTTTAAACATACAAAATCGGCTGTTTCTTTTTCCAATTCTGGAATGATTTTATCGCGAATATCATACGCGCTCATTTCTGGTTGTAAATCGTAGGTTGCTACTTTTGGTGACGGACATAATAAACGTTGTTCGCCTTCAAATGGTGTTTCTTGTCCACCATTAAAAAAGAATGTTACATGCGGATATTTTTCTGTTTCCGCAATACGAATTTGTTTTTTTCCATGTTTGGATAAAACTTCGCCCAAAGTATCTTTAATATTATCTTTATTAAAAACAACATGAATATTCTTATAAGAAGCTTTGTAATTCGTTAAAGTTACATAATAGAGCGGAAGTGCTTTCATGCCAAATTCTGGAAAATCTTGCTGTGACAAAACCTCTGTTAATTCGCGCCCACGATCTGTTCTAAAGTTAAAAAAGATTATGACATCATCTTCCTTTATTTTTGCAATTGGCTCGTTGTTTTCGTCCGTTAAAATGATGGGTTTTATGAATTCATCTGTAATATCAGCATCATAATTTTCTTGGATACTTTCTGTAGCATTTGTGCTCAACGTTCCTTTTCCGTTCACTAAAGCATCATATACTAATTTCACGCGTTCCCAACGTTTATCTCTATCCATTGCATAATAACGACCTGTAATTGTTGCTAGTTTTGCATTATTTTCTGCACAGAAGTTTTCTGTACGTTCAATAAATTCTATTCCAGATTTTGGATCAACATCTCTTCCATCTGTAAATGCATGCACAAAGACATTTTCTACATTATGATCGTTTGCTATATTGACTAAACTTTCTAAATGACTGATGTGCGAATGTACGCCACCATTAGAAACCAAACCTAAAAAATGAACTGCTTTGTTATGCGTTTTTGCATGTTGCAAAGCTTCTTTTAAAACAACTTCATCTTTCAACGTATTATTCTGAATGGCTAAGTTGATTTTGGCTAAATCTTGATACACAATACGTCCTGCGCCTAAATTCATATGTCCAACTTCGCTGTTTCCCATTTGACCTTCTGGCAAACCAACATTCATTCCGTCAGTTAGCAAATTGGCGTTCGGGTATTTGGTATATAAACTGTCGATAAATGGAACATTTGCGTTGGCAATAGCAGAAACTTTTGGATTGGGCGATTTTCCCCATCCATCCAAAATCATTAAAATAACTTTCTTATTCATTCGAGATAAATTGATTTAAAAAAATAAAAATAAGCGTATTTCATTACATAATAACAACCTGAACCTTAAAAACCAATCTTTTTACCAAAGGTTTATCATATTCATAATAAAACACTGCTTTTTTCGTAGAAACACTAAAAATACAATACTAACGACTTCTTAAAATTTTCTATATAAACTGTTAACACTTTTCTATTTTTTAAGATGGCTTTAACAGATTTATGGCTGAATAGTTAAGAAAGTGTTATAAATGAAAAAAGCGTGCAACGTTTTTTGTGTAGCGTCGTCTCTTAGGTGTAATCAAATTACAAAAATCAAAAAATATCAATCATCAATTAAAAAACATCAATTAGTATGAAAAAAACAATTTTTATGATCGCTCTTATAGTAGGAGCTTCATTCACAACGGCAAACGCAACTGAAGGAAACAACGAAACTACGAACACATCTGAAATTACGATAACAAAAGTAGTCAAGGTAAATTCATTTTGTATTGCAATTGCAAAAGGCGATTTTGATACAGTTAAAAAAATGATCGAATTCGGAGAAAACGTAAACAAAACATCTAACGGAAAAACACCATTAATGTATGCAGCACGTTACAACAGAACTAAAATAGCTTCTTTATTATTGAAAAGTGGTGCGAAATTTGATACAAAAGATAAAGACGGACATACTGCTATTGATTACGCAGAACAATCAAAAGCAACAGACGTTAAAAAAGTATTGACAGCAGCTTCAAAATAAGAATGCAAGATTACCTATAAAAAAGCCGTTTCTGGAAGGAAACGGCTTTTTTTTTATGCAGTATTTTAATATTAATCTTGACTAGGCCATTTCTGACATTGATTGGCTCCGTAGCATCGTGTGATTTGTACGGTTACAACTGGACACTGACTCGAATGACCTCTTCCGCCAGTTACCGATGATTGATTTAAAATACTAATTTGTTTCTTGTTTAATTGTAAGTAATTCGTCTTTTTTTTCATGGTTGTATAATTAAGTTAATAATAATCAACAAGATATAAATAAAAAAAAGAGAAACGTTACTGTTTTACCGTCATGATGGTAGTGTTGGAGGTTTAATAATTTTAAATTATGAATGTTGAATTATAAATTTAAAAAATATTTATTTTAAGACCAAAGACCAAAGACCAAAGACCAAAGACCAAAGACCAAAGACCAAAGACCAAAGACCAAAGACCAAATACTGGATGTAGAGAAACAGATTGCTTCAAGTTTTTCTAAAACTTTCGCAATGACGTTCCACAGGATTAAGAGGCAAAAGCTAAAGACAAATAGCCAAAAGCTGAAAATTAGGCACTTTCACATTTAAAATTTAAAATTCAACATTTAGCATTTCAAACCCAAAAACCTACTGCTTATACTTAGCAATCGCTTCCTTAATCTTAGCAATTCTATTTTCTGGATCTGGATGCGTGCTTTGAAACTCTGGAACTCTATTTGGTCCTGCGGCAGATTTTAAAATTTTCATCACATCAATCATTGCTTTTGGATCGTAGCCAGAATTTATCATCAATAAAACACCTAAATCGTCACTTTCCAATTCGTCTTCACGACCATTTTGTAATAAAGTGTTTTGTGCGTAGCCACCAACCAAATTTCCCATATCAGCACCAACATTAGCGCCAGTTGAAATCGTTTTCCAAAAATCAGTTTCAGCAATACGTTCTGCGGAATGTCTTCCCAAAACATGTCCAATTTCATGACCCAAAACACCTGCTAGTTGGTTGTCATCGAGTTTACTATATAAAGCATGCGTAATAAAAATTTGCCCGCCAGGCAATGCAAAAGCGTTAATAGCTCTGGTATCGGCAAGCAAATGAAATTCAAATTTGTAGTCAGATTGTTTTGCCATACTCATGTTCACTAACTTTTCTCCAATCATATCAACACGTGCTTGCGCGCCAGCATCAGGGTACAAACCGCCATGTTGTTGCGCCATCGCATCACGGTTTGCAAAACCTAGTTTAATTTCTTCATCCGTAGTCATATTGATCGTTTGTACACGATTTGTATATTCATTTCGTTCTTGACTGCCACATTTCTTAAAAAAAGCAAATGCTACAATTGCTAGTCCAATCAACAATCGAATTTTTAATTTATTTCCTCTCATGCTATTTCTTTATGTTTTAAAAATACAAAAATGCTGTGATAAAATGTATCTGTTGTAATAATTTCAAAATACAAACTTAGACTTCCTAAGTAAATTAGTAACTAAAATACATCATTTTTAGGCTTAGATTTTCATTTTCTTTGCTCGCACAATAGATACTGAATCAAGTTCAGTACAGGCATCAACAAAAGAAAATGCGCTTTTTCCAGAGGTATTTTTAGTTTTCTCTTTGGAAAACTAAAACCGAAAAACTTTTGCTAAATTTTCTCCAAGGATTCGAAAATTCTTAACGCAAAACCTTTTCTATACTGCGGAAAAAGAAAAACATTCAATAAACATTTAGTAATTCTTAGATTGAATTGTTATTGTTACAAAAGTTCAGGATTAATATCCAAAATGTTCTCTTTTATATATGAATTGATAAAATTTTCGTCGAAATGCTCACTTCCCATTAATTTTTCAGCTTGCAACATTTTTTTAATATCTAACTTGCGATATTCCTTTAACATCGGTTTTGATAATGGCGCGTAACTATAATGCCAAGGTTCGTACTCAAAACCTTTTCTATGTGCATCATCAGTATATACAATATAAAAATCATACGTATTTGCATTCGTTTCCAACCATTCGCGAAGTTTGCAAAATGGTCCGTCGCCGTGAAATTTTTCAGGAACTAACACATCGCCACTATACGAAGCGCTTTTGTCAATAATATCAATATCGGTTGCCCAATGATGTCTGGAAGTTCCTGGAATCGTAGAATATGCTATAATTTTTTCAATTGCTTTTATAGGCGATAAACCTTGCTTTGTAAACCGTTTGTACTTGCGTTCCCAAATTCGGTTTTGATGTGCGTAATTCCGATAGCTTGAAACTGGATGAATCTCAATTCCGTCTTTTGCAGCGGCAGCGGTCATTTTTACAAACGCATCATAGGCTTCTTTTCGCAAGGAAAACCCGTTGCCAAATACGGTTGGATTTCCTTTTCCGATAAGTTCCAATGTGTCTGATTTTTGTGTATTAAAAGCCATGCTTGGGAAACTATAAAGTGCAACAGTTCCAAGTCCGAAAAGCTTCATGAAGTTTGATCTATTCAAGTCGAATTGATTTTAGTAATTTTTCAAACGGAAGATAGTAAATTTTTGAAGTTCCATTACTTCCTGTATTGATAACTTTTTTTAAGGCTTCTATTGATAAAGTATCATACGAAGTCTGAATCGTGCTTTTTTCACTTGTAAAGAAGAAATATTTCTTGTCAAAAGAAACAAACGGACAATAATCTATTTGATCGGAATTAATTAATTTTCCTAAATGAACAGCTTCTTGCCACGTATTATTTTTGTTAAAACTAATGTATAAATCGCCTTTTCCTAGACTTCCTTTTCGTCCGTACGAACCAAAAATGATAAACGATTCATCAGGACTCACATATGCATTGTATTCATATGTTTTTGTATTTACGCCTTCACCTAAACTTTCAGGTGTTTGATACGTTCCGTTTTTAAATTCACTTTTGTAAATGTCTTCTTTTCCTTTTGCATCATCGCGTTCAGCGGTAAAATACAGCGTTCCGTTATTGGCAATTGAAGGATAATATTCGTTTTTGTCTGAATTGATGGTTTCTGGCAATCGAGTTGGGTTTTTCCATTCGCCATTTTCTTTGGTTACAACCCATAAATCGTAGTCTTTTTTCAGAGAAGTTTCTGTTCCTATTGGACGTTTAGACGCGAAAAATAACTGTGTTCCATCTGGAGAAAAAGCAGGCTCAATATCATGATATTTTCCGGAGAAAGAAGCAATTGCAAAAGCTGTCCATTTACCGTTTACCTTCTTGGAAGTTAAAATGGTTCTAAATGCACTTTTTGGCGCATCTAAGGTGAAGAAAATTTCATCATTCGTTGGAGAAATCGCTACATCTCTTACGTTGATGTTTTTAAATTCAGGAAGTTGCAGAAAAATTTCAGGCGAATCGAAATCTTTCTTAAAAGTGATTTCAGTTTGCTGCGCGAATAAACTTGTACTCGTAAGCAAGAGAAAAATAATTTTTTTCATAATAGAATTCCTATTTTTAGTTATAACATTTTAATCATTACAAAATGCAGGCCAATTTTTGGAATAGAAAATGGATTGCCATGTTTTTTATAGCCTAATTTTTCATAGAAACGAACCGCAATCTCACGTGCATTCATCCAAATAAATGTTCCGCCACGAGCGAGAATCATTTCTTCAGATTTTTTTACCAACGCATCACCAATTCCTCTTTTTTGAAAATTGGTCAACACTGCCATTCCACGCAATTGAAACGCCTTTTCAACGGTTAATTCTGCATGCTCTTTTTCTAACAACGTAACTACGCCAACTAATTGTTCATTTGTGTAATATCCTAAGTGAAAAGTGGTTGGTAAATTATCTCCATCAAAATGGCAAGAATCTAACGGTTTTCCTTCACGCAATACAGGATGGCGAACGTCGTATGCAGTTGTCGCAGGAATTTCTTTAATGGTAAAATTGTTGTTTTGCATAATGACAATATTTAATCTAAATATTCAAAAGTATAATTAATTTTGGAGTTGAGTTTTACAGAAATAAATTAATTTTGAATAAAATTAGTACAAAATGCAAGTTACTTTTAAATTACTCAAAGGCGAAGAAGCGGAAATCATTTTACCATATTTGGATATTATGAACGAACAAAAAGTTCCGATGGATTTACTAAAAGCTCGTTTTGCCGAAATGTTGACACAGCATTATGAAGCATTTGGAATTTACGATAGCGAACAATTGATTGGTTGTTTTGGTTTGTGGAGCACAACGCGGCATTATTGCGGAAAAAGCTTTGAACCAGATCATGTGTATATTGATGAAGCGTACAGAAGTAAAGGAATTGGGAAGCAATTATTTGAATGGATTGAAGTCTACGGGAAAGAAAAAGGTGTGACTACGATTGAATTGAATACGTATGTGCAAAATTTTCCGTCACATAAGTTCTATTATAATCAAGGATTTAACGCGCTCGGCTATCATTTTTTGAAAAAAATCTAAAAAAACATTAGGAAAAAGTGTTTGTATTTTTCTATATTTGCACCCGCTATGCGAAAGTAGCTCAGTTGGTAGAGCGTCAGCCTTCCAAGCTGAATGTCGCCAGTTCGAACCTGGTCTTTCGCTCTAAAAAAGCCGATTCATTTGAATCGGCTTTTTTTATGGGGAAATTCTACTGAGAAGTCGAAAAATATTTTTGTATTGAGCCATCTTAATCACTTAAATTATATAACGTATTAAAAAAAGAGAATTCAAGAAGAAGTTGAAATTTACAAAAGTTTCAATATTTGACTTATCAAAAGCAAGAGGCGGAAGAGTAGCAGGAACACATTATGATCATTGCGATCCAAATTATACAGATTTTCCGTGTACTATTGAAAAAGAATAAAAAAGTAAAGAAGTTGTCACAAAAGCTATAAAAGGCGTCATTCTGAACTTGATTCAGAATCTCATAACACTGATTATCGATGATTAAGAGAAACCGAATCAAGTTCGGTTTGACGAAATTCACACTTTTCAGACAACTTTTTTTATTTTATAAACACTATTTCCGAACCAGTTTCTAGTTCGTACGGATCTTTTTCGTACTCAAAAATCCGTGCGCTGTGTTCGCCTTCTAAGGTAACTTTTTCACCTTTGACACGAATCCAACTTCCTTCTCGTATTCCCACAACAGGAAGCGTGTTAAATTTATGAAACTCTTTAATTCGTGTTTCACGCGTTTCTCCCATGTGTTTGCTACCTTCAATCGGATCTAAATAATGTGGATTTATGTTGAATGAGACAACGCCTAATGTTTTAAAACTTGGCGGATATATTATTGGCATGTCATTCGTTGTTTGCATGGTAAGTCCGCAAATATTACTTCCTGCACTTGTGCCCAAATATGGTGTTCCGTTAAAAATAGCTTCTCGCAAAGGTTGCATCACTTGATGTTGATATAATTGAGAAACTAATAAAAATGTGTTTCCGCCGCCTGTAAAAACACCTTTTGCATTTGCAATTGCTTCCACAGGATTTTCAAACTCGTGAATTCCACGAACTGTTTTCCCAATCTTTTCAAAGGCTTTTCCAGCGACAGCTGTATACTCATCATGTGTAATTCCACCAGGACGCGCATATGGAATAAATAGAATTTCTTCCGTATCTTTATAAAACGAAGTAAGTTTGTTAAGTAAATAGGCTAAGTAGCCACTTCCGTGGACAGTTGATGTACTGGCAATGATGATATTTTTCATAATGTTTACGCGCTAATGTGTATACTAAAACGTAAAAGTAATGATTAAATGTTTTTAACAAAATTTTAATGTACGTTGGCATTTTTTTAAGGAGAATTGTTAATTTCTTTATGCCGTATTTGCAACCATACTTTTTAACCAACAATACAACATTTATGAAACAAAAATTAGTCTTAGTATGTCTCTTTATTTCCATAGGATTGCTTGCGCAAGATAGCGAACGGAAAATTTTACGTGGTGCTGTAATTTATAGAAACGTCAATGTTGTTGGTGTAAATGTTGTAAATAATACAACCAGTAAAGGAACAAGCACAAATTATAAAGGTGAATATGAAATCCTGGCTAAAAAAGATGATATTTTGGTTTTTTCTTCTGTTCAGTATACAATTAGGGAAATTGTAATTACAGATAAAATTATCAAAAATAATCGGTTGGTGGTTGAGGTAAAAGAGAAAGTAGAAGAGTTAGATGAAGTTGTGATTACTCCTGAAAATCAAGAGAAATTTTTAGATTTTCAAGAAGAACAAATTGTTAAGTATCAAGATTATCAATTTGCTTCTGACCGTTATTCGCAAGTAAAAAATGAAGCGCTTGGGCAAGCAAATTTTCAAGGTGCTAATATTCTCGGGCTTGTGGGAATGCTTTTGAATTCTATCATAGGAAAAAGAAAAAATAGAGAAAAAGAAAAGGCTATTTATGAGCGTACAAGTTTTAATGAAATACGGTATCGTTATAAGGATGAGTTTTTTGAGAATAATTTAGGCATACCAAAAGATCAAATTAGCGCGTTTTTATATTATTGTGATGATCAATTGCCTTCGGAAGATATTTTTTCAGAGAAAAATGAATTTTTAATGATTGATTTTATGGTGAAACAAAGTAAAACGTTTTTGGAATCTATCAAGAAAAAAGACTAATTCATCGAGCAATAAAATACAAAAGAGCAATTTGGAATGCTTTTTGAATATCTTTGTAACAACAAAAATAAAAGTTATATACTTCAATGAAAATTCAAAAACTACTCGTGTTGTTCGTTGCTATTCCGCTACTATCATTTGTAACAGCGCATAAATTCTACGTAAGT from Kordia antarctica encodes the following:
- a CDS encoding M48 family metalloprotease, whose product is MRGNKLKIRLLIGLAIVAFAFFKKCGSQERNEYTNRVQTINMTTDEEIKLGFANRDAMAQQHGGLYPDAGAQARVDMIGEKLVNMSMAKQSDYKFEFHLLADTRAINAFALPGGQIFITHALYSKLDDNQLAGVLGHEIGHVLGRHSAERIAETDFWKTISTGANVGADMGNLVGGYAQNTLLQNGREDELESDDLGVLLMINSGYDPKAMIDVMKILKSAAGPNRVPEFQSTHPDPENRIAKIKEAIAKYKQ
- a CDS encoding M15 family metallopeptidase encodes the protein MNRSNFMKLFGLGTVALYSFPSMAFNTQKSDTLELIGKGNPTVFGNGFSLRKEAYDAFVKMTAAAAKDGIEIHPVSSYRNYAHQNRIWERKYKRFTKQGLSPIKAIEKIIAYSTIPGTSRHHWATDIDIIDKSASYSGDVLVPEKFHGDGPFCKLREWLETNANTYDFYIVYTDDAHRKGFEYEPWHYSYAPLSKPMLKEYRKLDIKKMLQAEKLMGSEHFDENFINSYIKENILDINPELL
- a CDS encoding carboxypeptidase-like regulatory domain-containing protein, which produces MKQKLVLVCLFISIGLLAQDSERKILRGAVIYRNVNVVGVNVVNNTTSKGTSTNYKGEYEILAKKDDILVFSSVQYTIREIVITDKIIKNNRLVVEVKEKVEELDEVVITPENQEKFLDFQEEQIVKYQDYQFASDRYSQVKNEALGQANFQGANILGLVGMLLNSIIGKRKNREKEKAIYERTSFNEIRYRYKDEFFENNLGIPKDQISAFLYYCDDQLPSEDIFSEKNEFLMIDFMVKQSKTFLESIKKKD
- a CDS encoding GNAT family N-acetyltransferase, producing MQNNNFTIKEIPATTAYDVRHPVLREGKPLDSCHFDGDNLPTTFHLGYYTNEQLVGVVTLLEKEHAELTVEKAFQLRGMAVLTNFQKRGIGDALVKKSEEMILARGGTFIWMNAREIAVRFYEKLGYKKHGNPFSIPKIGLHFVMIKML
- a CDS encoding GNAT family N-acetyltransferase is translated as MQVTFKLLKGEEAEIILPYLDIMNEQKVPMDLLKARFAEMLTQHYEAFGIYDSEQLIGCFGLWSTTRHYCGKSFEPDHVYIDEAYRSKGIGKQLFEWIEVYGKEKGVTTIELNTYVQNFPSHKFYYNQGFNALGYHFLKKI
- a CDS encoding TolB family protein; its protein translation is MKKIIFLLLTSTSLFAQQTEITFKKDFDSPEIFLQLPEFKNINVRDVAISPTNDEIFFTLDAPKSAFRTILTSKKVNGKWTAFAIASFSGKYHDIEPAFSPDGTQLFFASKRPIGTETSLKKDYDLWVVTKENGEWKNPTRLPETINSDKNEYYPSIANNGTLYFTAERDDAKGKEDIYKSEFKNGTYQTPESLGEGVNTKTYEYNAYVSPDESFIIFGSYGRKGSLGKGDLYISFNKNNTWQEAVHLGKLINSDQIDYCPFVSFDKKYFFFTSEKSTIQTSYDTLSIEALKKVINTGSNGTSKIYYLPFEKLLKSIRLE
- the gpmI gene encoding 2,3-bisphosphoglycerate-independent phosphoglycerate mutase, whose product is MNKKVILMILDGWGKSPNPKVSAIANANVPFIDSLYTKYPNANLLTDGMNVGLPEGQMGNSEVGHMNLGAGRIVYQDLAKINLAIQNNTLKDEVVLKEALQHAKTHNKAVHFLGLVSNGGVHSHISHLESLVNIANDHNVENVFVHAFTDGRDVDPKSGIEFIERTENFCAENNAKLATITGRYYAMDRDKRWERVKLVYDALVNGKGTLSTNATESIQENYDADITDEFIKPIILTDENNEPIAKIKEDDVIIFFNFRTDRGRELTEVLSQQDFPEFGMKALPLYYVTLTNYKASYKNIHVVFNKDNIKDTLGEVLSKHGKKQIRIAETEKYPHVTFFFNGGQETPFEGEQRLLCPSPKVATYDLQPEMSAYDIRDKIIPELEKETADFVCLNFANPDMVGHTGNFQAAVKACEVVDECAKAIIEVAQKHGYSTIVIADHGNCDTMINPDGSPNTAHTTNPVPIILVDEDIKHIKDGVLSDIAPTILEMIGIPQPELMTRKSLI
- a CDS encoding ankyrin repeat domain-containing protein, which encodes MKKTIFMIALIVGASFTTANATEGNNETTNTSEITITKVVKVNSFCIAIAKGDFDTVKKMIEFGENVNKTSNGKTPLMYAARYNRTKIASLLLKSGAKFDTKDKDGHTAIDYAEQSKATDVKKVLTAASK
- the pepE gene encoding dipeptidase PepE; amino-acid sequence: MKNIIIASTSTVHGSGYLAYLLNKLTSFYKDTEEILFIPYARPGGITHDEYTAVAGKAFEKIGKTVRGIHEFENPVEAIANAKGVFTGGGNTFLLVSQLYQHQVMQPLREAIFNGTPYLGTSAGSNICGLTMQTTNDMPIIYPPSFKTLGVVSFNINPHYLDPIEGSKHMGETRETRIKEFHKFNTLPVVGIREGSWIRVKGEKVTLEGEHSARIFEYEKDPYELETGSEIVFIK